Proteins co-encoded in one Marinilabiliales bacterium genomic window:
- a CDS encoding NAD(P)-dependent oxidoreductase, whose protein sequence is MIKPSRNIWILGGTGFIGSALVRLLSHDKANRLHLLVHKRAHWRLLEGFSTFTGTLSGIEPGWFERYPPDIVYHLARPAGSNALTRKLRSATGERANRRLVKILRSLPATPVVVYVSGSLMYGDRPDNDPAFENSPLSPESFARYYYRNELPWIEAQGEGSLDVRFARPGWIAGPGSWFMEFFYKPWRHTGRVPCYGEGTQRMSLTDLDDCAAMIHALGQYGSKGSNLNIFSGDIITQLDFSNTLARMLNAETEMIPENRLRQKYGKVTAAALLSSSPMGTLYPELHHRAGITIRDPEQLLASVVGLSENKQGVFAELP, encoded by the coding sequence ATGATAAAACCGTCCCGAAACATATGGATCCTGGGAGGTACCGGATTTATCGGGTCGGCTCTTGTAAGGCTGTTGTCGCACGACAAGGCAAACAGGCTCCACCTTCTGGTTCATAAAAGAGCTCACTGGCGGTTACTGGAGGGTTTCAGCACTTTTACCGGCACTCTTTCGGGCATTGAGCCTGGCTGGTTTGAACGGTACCCGCCCGATATAGTTTATCACCTGGCGAGACCGGCGGGTAGTAATGCGTTAACCCGAAAACTGAGATCAGCCACAGGTGAAAGAGCCAACAGGCGACTGGTAAAGATTTTACGGTCTCTGCCGGCGACGCCCGTGGTAGTGTATGTGAGCGGATCGTTGATGTACGGCGACCGGCCGGACAACGATCCGGCATTTGAAAACTCACCGCTGAGCCCTGAATCTTTTGCGCGCTATTATTACCGCAACGAGCTGCCCTGGATAGAGGCGCAGGGTGAAGGGTCCCTTGATGTCCGCTTTGCACGTCCTGGCTGGATCGCCGGACCGGGTTCATGGTTCATGGAGTTCTTCTATAAACCCTGGCGGCACACCGGCAGGGTGCCTTGCTACGGGGAGGGTACACAGCGTATGTCCCTGACCGATCTTGACGACTGCGCTGCAATGATACATGCCCTGGGGCAGTACGGCTCAAAAGGCAGCAACCTGAATATCTTCTCGGGAGATATTATCACGCAGCTTGACTTCTCAAATACCCTTGCCCGGATGCTGAACGCAGAAACTGAAATGATACCTGAGAACCGTTTAAGACAAAAATACGGCAAGGTTACCGCAGCAGCGCTGCTCTCCTCCTCTCCCATGGGCACTCTGTACCCTGAACTTCACCACAGGGCAGGGATTACTATCCGGGACCCGGAACAGTTACTTGCTTCCGTTGTCGGGCTTTCTGAAAACAAACAGGGTGTATTCGCCGAACTTCCATAG
- a CDS encoding class I SAM-dependent methyltransferase, which translates to MKSTYYGKIEEYYDGDAAGFEERYWQNPVLQRMRQDFREEVKRFSFSSMLEIGYGTGLDMVHFAATHPSVQVAGIDISGEMHRLASARIENMQLENAVAAKGKIEELEDIFPGRQFDMIYVFFGALNTVEDLEGAARILHRAATPGGVLVLSFVNRHYLAGMLIELLKLRFRAAFSRLRTSWGGYSPSRSLPSRCYSTGQIRKAFSNFIPVRRKGYSIVSPAWYYHRLNRLLRRFGRILWKTDMALQKTPLWKFGEYTLFVFRKPDNGSK; encoded by the coding sequence ATGAAGAGCACCTATTACGGCAAAATTGAGGAGTATTATGACGGCGATGCTGCCGGCTTTGAGGAGCGGTACTGGCAGAACCCAGTTCTGCAGCGCATGAGGCAGGATTTCAGGGAAGAGGTGAAACGGTTCAGCTTCAGCAGCATGCTTGAGATAGGGTATGGGACCGGACTTGACATGGTTCATTTTGCCGCGACCCATCCTTCCGTTCAGGTAGCCGGAATCGATATTTCGGGCGAGATGCACCGGCTCGCATCCGCCAGGATAGAGAACATGCAGCTTGAAAATGCCGTTGCTGCAAAGGGTAAAATTGAGGAACTGGAAGATATTTTCCCCGGCAGGCAGTTTGATATGATCTACGTGTTTTTCGGCGCCTTGAATACCGTGGAAGACCTGGAGGGAGCCGCCAGGATACTCCACCGCGCAGCAACACCCGGAGGCGTGCTTGTCCTCTCGTTTGTGAACAGGCATTACCTGGCGGGTATGCTCATAGAGCTGCTCAAGCTTCGTTTCAGGGCAGCATTTTCAAGGCTCAGGACCAGCTGGGGAGGGTATTCGCCTTCACGAAGCCTGCCAAGCCGGTGTTACAGTACCGGTCAGATAAGAAAAGCCTTCAGCAATTTCATCCCGGTCAGAAGGAAAGGCTACAGCATTGTCAGTCCGGCCTGGTATTATCACCGGCTTAACCGGCTGTTAAGGAGATTTGGCAGGATTTTATGGAAGACCGATATGGCATTGCAGAAAACGCCGCTATGGAAGTTCGGCGAATACACCCTGTTTGTTTTCAGAAAGCCCGACAACGGAAGCAAGTAA
- a CDS encoding O-antigen ligase family protein, translating into MASPAAPGCCCCNCICDHNGLCQDSQNGLINRVQMPGNAINRYGILSVTSIVALVIAIIIAGSLLYPVLAIMTGAILIFVLAHLVVRFNLQAVLLKLMAFVLPFSVTVPLTEGSMIRVPGEPLVLVAAAVLFMEIAGGSFKRMNDVLHREFLWLLPFAAAFLVTIPFSQILVVSVKFSFINLLYMLVFYIFVARQLRYDSNLFFQMILLYSMGMLVVLLWSLFRFWQWEWNPVVMRGIFLPFYNDHTIFGASAAILAALWLSTVTLCRNNKTRIFWLVTGLFFIMTVIFTTSRAALLSLPLFLLVLTLLYLKLKVRHLLIIGGVFLLGVVVFRQPLVNRMQQVEALSYDVNAGIGERTVSSANISTDVSNIERLNRWVSAWRMFKERPLTGFGPGTYQFTYIPYQEPSLMNRLTVTDPWNVPEGSGGTAHSEYLLALSEMGIMGLAGWLLFIGRLMFLAFDRSTGHRSRVIIIAAFAALATWFFHAFFNNFLNTDKFAFLFWGTAAWLVTNYHTKDEEHLLRQN; encoded by the coding sequence ATGGCCTCCCCGGCTGCTCCTGGCTGTTGCTGCTGTAATTGCATTTGTGATCATAATGGTCTTTGTCAGGATAGTCAGAATGGATTAATTAACCGGGTGCAGATGCCAGGGAACGCGATAAACAGATACGGTATACTTTCAGTGACATCTATTGTTGCATTGGTTATAGCCATTATTATTGCAGGATCATTGCTCTATCCCGTGCTTGCGATCATGACTGGCGCCATCCTTATTTTTGTCCTTGCCCATCTTGTTGTGCGCTTTAATCTGCAGGCTGTCCTGCTTAAGTTGATGGCTTTTGTGCTTCCCTTTTCAGTAACGGTTCCACTGACTGAAGGTTCAATGATCAGGGTGCCGGGAGAACCGCTTGTCCTTGTTGCCGCGGCGGTGCTGTTCATGGAAATTGCAGGCGGATCCTTTAAAAGAATGAATGACGTCCTTCACAGGGAGTTCCTGTGGTTGTTGCCGTTTGCCGCTGCATTTCTTGTTACAATACCCTTTTCGCAGATCCTGGTTGTTTCGGTAAAATTCTCATTCATCAACCTGCTCTACATGCTGGTGTTTTACATCTTCGTTGCAAGGCAACTGAGGTATGACAGCAACCTGTTTTTCCAGATGATTCTTCTCTACAGCATGGGGATGCTGGTTGTGCTGTTGTGGAGCCTGTTCAGGTTCTGGCAATGGGAATGGAACCCCGTAGTCATGCGGGGTATCTTTCTGCCGTTTTACAATGATCATACCATCTTTGGAGCTTCAGCAGCCATCCTTGCTGCCCTGTGGCTTTCGACAGTCACTTTGTGCCGCAACAACAAAACACGCATATTCTGGCTGGTAACAGGATTGTTCTTCATTATGACAGTGATCTTTACTACCAGCCGGGCCGCCCTGCTCAGTCTGCCGCTTTTCCTACTGGTTTTGACGCTTCTCTATTTAAAGCTGAAGGTAAGGCACCTGCTGATCATTGGCGGTGTATTCCTTTTGGGGGTCGTGGTGTTCCGCCAGCCGCTGGTCAACCGGATGCAGCAGGTTGAGGCCCTTTCGTACGATGTCAATGCAGGAATTGGCGAGCGGACTGTTTCATCTGCTAACATCAGCACCGATGTATCAAATATTGAAAGGCTCAACAGGTGGGTGTCGGCATGGAGAATGTTCAAAGAGAGGCCGTTGACGGGTTTTGGTCCCGGAACCTACCAGTTTACCTATATTCCCTACCAGGAGCCTTCACTGATGAACAGGCTCACTGTTACGGACCCCTGGAATGTGCCTGAAGGATCAGGAGGCACTGCTCATTCAGAGTACCTGCTTGCGCTCAGTGAGATGGGGATTATGGGACTTGCTGGCTGGCTGCTTTTTATCGGGCGGCTTATGTTTCTGGCTTTCGACCGGAGTACCGGCCATCGTTCGCGCGTTATAATAATTGCAGCATTTGCCGCTTTGGCTACCTGGTTTTTTCATGCATTTTTCAACAATTTCCTGAATACCGATAAATTTGCTTTTCTGTTCTGGGGAACTGCGGCATGGCTTGTTACAAACTATCATACGAAAGATGAAGAGCACCTATTACGGCAAAATTGA